CGCTCCCCGTTCGGTGATGTTACCCAGATACGAGGCATCGGGGCTGGCGCTCGGCACATCCATCCAGAGAGGAATGTTGTTGTCCTGCAGGTACTGGTAGAGCTGCCTGAAGGTTACGCCGGGCTCCACAAGCGCATAACCGAGATCAACGTTCACCTCCAGAATCCGATTCATGCGCTTCAGTTCCAGTATCACCATACCTGGCTTGGTCGCACACGCCAGGCCATAGCCATGGTTCTGGCCACAGCTCAATGTCCAGATCGGGACCCTGTACTCATTGACGATTTTCAGGATGGCCTGTATCTCTTCGACACTCGCCGGTCTGACGACGGCAGCCGGCAAGATATTACCGGAGGCAATCATGTTGAGCGCATATTTCTTGAGCACCTTCGGAGAGGTGAGAATATATTCGCCCCCCACTACCTCCTCGATATTTTTCAATGCCTGGTCTATCGGTTCCATAACTTTCCGCCTTGATAGTTAAACTTGAAAATGGTCATCATCCTGTCTTTGAGGCCTGATGGGTTCCGGGATCAAATCTGCACACTGTTTATCTGTACAAGCGGCTGAATGTTTGTGTAGTTGGGAATGTCCGCCATAAACGCCTCCGCATGAGGTGCGAATGCCTCCTGAAATACTTCCAGTGAATCAAACAGCAGATGACCCAGAGCAACAAAGGAAGGAGAGGAGCCGGGCTCCGGTCCGCCTAACCCCTTCTTTACGGCGATACCTTTGCATGCCGCCCCCAGTTTTTCACGGACCATGGGAATGTGGCGGTTGCTGTAATAATCCATGTCGAACCGGCTTCCCTCACTTTTCGGGTAAAGAATCATTACTTCAATCATCTCTCTTCTCCTATTCCGAACGGGATTCGCATGCACTGTCGCCGACTTTTTTCACCAGCGTAGAAGGGATCCTTACGGAAGCTTTTAGGGGCATGAGGAAGTAGGCCAAAGCGGGCATCAGGATGAGTGCGCCAAGCATATTCCAGACAAACATGAATCCCAGCAGCAGGCCCATATCGGCCTGGAATTTGATGGGAGAGAAGGCCCAGGTGCAGACGGCCGCTCCCAGGGTGATGGCCGTCAGGACAACCATCTTTCCCGTGCCGAGCAGCGCATTGTAATAGGCCTCCGAGAGGGTCATACCCTCGCGCCTTCGAGCCAGCAACACGCTCATGACATACAGGGCGTAATCGACGCCAATGCCGACCCCCAGGGCGATAACCGGCAGCGTGGCCACCTTCACCCCGATGCCGAGAAACACCATCAGGGCCTGGCACAATACGGAGGTCAACATGAGTGGCAAGATGGCGCAGACGACGGCGATAACGGAGCGAAAAGCGATATAGGAGAGCACGATCACCGCGATGTAGACCAGCACCAGCATCTGCGTGTTGGCCCGCTCAACGACGATATTGGTGGCCGCCTCGATACCTGCATTGCCCGCTGCGGACATGAAGCGGAGAGAGTCCGAGTTGTTCTCCCTGGCGAAGCCCTCCACGGCCTGCACCACGCTCTCTAGCGTCTTGGCCTTGTGGTCGGTCAGGTAGGCATAGACGGTCAAAAGGTCGCAGGGCTGGTTGAACAGGTCACGCGGCGCACGGGTGATGATGGCGTTGAGCAGATTCTGGTTGGGCGGAATGCCGTACCATTTGAAACTGCCCTCGTTCATTCCGGCGGCGGAGACCTTGCTCAGAGCTGCCAGAGAGGTAGTCGAGACCACCCCCGGAAGCTGCTGAAGCCGCCACTCGAGCTCATCGACCTTGATCAGGTTCTCGTACTGACCACAGGCGTACTGGTCGGTCTTGACCATAACCACATACATATCACTGCTGGCCGAATAGTTCTCGACCATGAAGGCATTGTCGCGATTGTAGCGCGAGTCGGGCCAAAGCTCCGGGGCGCCGGGGTCCAGGTCGCCGATTTTCACCTGGGTGCTGACCATAAATCCGAGCACCCCGAGCACTGCGGCCACCAGCACTGCGGTATGGGCCCAGCCGGGCTTGGCAAATAGGTTCAGGAACCGCCACATGGGGTGCTGCGCGTGTTGCGCATCGGCGCTGTCCCTGAGCGCCGCTTCATGGCTGCGCTGAGTAGCCTTCTTCCCCACCCCGATGTAGGAGAGAAGAATCGGCAGCAGGACCAGGTTGGTAAAGATCAGCAGGGTCACGCCCACACTTGCGATCAAAGCCAAATCTTGGATGACTTTTATTGCAATTACCATCAGCACGGCAAAGCCGATGGCATCGGTCAAAAGGGCGGTTATTCCTGTCAGAAAGAGCTTGCGGAAGGTATAACGTGCAGACACTACCCGGTGTGCCCCCCGGCCGATCTCCTGCATGATGCCGTTCATCATCTGTGCACCATGGCTCATGCCGATGGCGAAGACCAGGAAGGGAACGAGGATCGAATAAGGATCCAGCTGATACCCAAATAAGGGCAACAATCCCAACAGCCATACCACCGCGATGAACGAGCAGATGACCACCAAAATCGTGGAACGCACGCAGCGCGTATACCAATAGAGGACCGCGGAACAGATAAGAATCGTCAGGCCAAAGAACAGCAACATCTGCTCCAGCCCGGCAATCAGATCACCGACTACCTTGGCAAATCCTGTAATGTGAATCGTGATGGTGTCAGTTTCATACTTCTCGCGCAACGACTCAATCTGCTGTGAAAAAACGTGATAATCCAACGGTTCTCCGGTCTGCGGGTCCCGGTCGATCAGCGGCACAAGAATCACACTGGATCTGTAATCGGCGGCAATCAGCTGGCCGATTTCGCCAGAGCGTTCCACATTGAGCCGCACCTGATCGATGCTCTCGGATGAGCCATCGTAATCGTCGGGTATGACCGGCCCTCCATCGAAGCCGTCCTCGGTGACACCGATCCAACGTGTCGCCGGGGTCCAGATAGACTTCATATAAGGCCGTTCAACGCCTTTGAGCAGAAAGATTTCGTCATTCAATCGCCGGACAACATCCAAATACTCCTTGGTAAAGATGTTTCCCTCGGGGGTCGTTTCGACCGCAATCCGAAGATTGTTGCCAAGTCCGGCCAACTGATCCTTGTATTCCAGGAAGTTGGCGATGTAGGGATGCTTGGTGGGTATCATCTTCTCGAAGGCGGCATTAAGTGTCTGCCCGAGCGCGAAATAACCCAGCACAATTGTCACCACCAGACATAGTGAGATGACAAGCAATCGGTTTTTAAACAGCAACCGTTCGAGAAAATTGCCTGAGTTTCTGTCAAAATCCGAGATGTCACTAATCACCGGATACTCTGCCATAGGAGATGACTTTTTCTTTTTCATTTAAGAGTTCCCACTGTTGTTTTGCAGCTCAATCCGCGTGGTTCCCCGAATGCCGCTAGTGATAAGGGCTCCATCGGCGCTCTGGAGCACATCTGTAAATAACGAGGCGTTCTCGACCGAAACAGGGTTGAAATGTTTCCCATCATCCGTGCTGCGCAGCACGGCCCCGGTCTCGTTCACAAGAACCAAATCTCCGTTGCCCAGGCGCGTGCCGGCCGTCAGTGTGACTGGCTGAGGCATGTCGACCCAATGCCAGCTCTCGCCGCGATCGCTCGAGCGCAACACGTGGCCACGAAGTCCGAAGAGAAGAAGGTCTCCATTGAGGCTGCTCTGCATTCCGAAGAAGCTGCCCTTGTAGGGGGTCTCGATTTTCTCGAACTGCTCCCAGTCGTCGCTGGCGCGGAAAACGATGCCCTGCTCTCCCACCACATAGACATCCCGGCCCACAATGCAGATGTCATACAGGTGCAGCCCCATAGGGTTTGGCACATTGCCCATCAACGAGCGCCAGCTTTTTCCTCCGTCCTCGGTGGCGAAAATCAGTCCATAGGCCCCCACGATGAGCCCTCGGCGGCTGTCGAAAAAATGTACCGACAAGAAGGGTTTGTCCGGTCCGCTATTGACCAGCCACTGGGCATTGCGCACGCGACGTTCATTTTGGCGACTCTCGGCGTTATCGGCATGCTTAGCTGCCTCCAGTTCGATGGCTGCCGCTTGGGTCCCATCGAGGAGCTTTTTCCAGGTGCGGCCGCCATCATCGCTGTTCAACACTACCCCGCCGTGGCCGACGGCCCACCCTTTTTCAGGTGTGGCGAAAAAGACGGTGGTCAATGTTACGCTGACCGGCACCTGGGCCTGGTGCCAAGTCAAACCGTGATCATCCGAAGTCAGTGCAAAACCCCGCTCACCAACCGCTACCAACCGATCGCCGGCTTGCGCCAGAGATAAAAGCACCGACTTTCCTGCACGCGGGCTTATGTCCGCCGGCTTTGCCAACAGGCTCTCCGCCCAGAGCTGCGAGGATGCGAGAAGCAGCCCCAGCAGGACGAGGAGGAAAACGATCTTCTCTAGCTTTCTGTACATTTAGGGCCTCTTTCAAAAGAGTTGGAGCAATCTTGGTGTCCCTCACCTTCTTACTAGCCTGGACAAGTCAGCTGAAGGCTCCTCGGCAGTCGAAACTGCCAAGAAGCCTTCACATTGGTCGGATCAGCGCATGCTATCGGCGGCCACGGCCTCTCCTGTATAAAAATCTGCCGGCTTGCGTTTCACTACCCGATATGTCTCATCCATGAGCCCCTGTACGGTAGAGGCCGTATTAGCCTGCAGGTTAAAGACGATAACCGGCTTTACCACCATCGCCGGAATCTTTGGCACCACAAACGGAGTCATCTGAGAGGTTCGCCACAAAGTTCCATTTGCATCGTACCCATCCATCAAAACCATGATCCAGCTATCTTCGTCAAAATAGAGGCGACGTTTGGGCACCGCATGGCGTTTGCTTTCGGCTATGTTGCCTTCCACGACCCAGACGCGGTGCATCTCCCAGCGCATTTTATCGGGATTGAAGTGACGCTCTGCATAGCCCTCATCGACACTGGAGGTAACCAACTCGTTATTGTTATAAGGAATGTACATCTCCTGTTTTCCGACAATTTTCCAGTCGTAAC
This is a stretch of genomic DNA from Desulfuromonas sp. TF. It encodes these proteins:
- a CDS encoding EthD family reductase codes for the protein MIEVMILYPKSEGSRFDMDYYSNRHIPMVREKLGAACKGIAVKKGLGGPEPGSSPSFVALGHLLFDSLEVFQEAFAPHAEAFMADIPNYTNIQPLVQINSVQI
- a CDS encoding RND family transporter, which encodes MKKKKSSPMAEYPVISDISDFDRNSGNFLERLLFKNRLLVISLCLVVTIVLGYFALGQTLNAAFEKMIPTKHPYIANFLEYKDQLAGLGNNLRIAVETTPEGNIFTKEYLDVVRRLNDEIFLLKGVERPYMKSIWTPATRWIGVTEDGFDGGPVIPDDYDGSSESIDQVRLNVERSGEIGQLIAADYRSSVILVPLIDRDPQTGEPLDYHVFSQQIESLREKYETDTITIHITGFAKVVGDLIAGLEQMLLFFGLTILICSAVLYWYTRCVRSTILVVICSFIAVVWLLGLLPLFGYQLDPYSILVPFLVFAIGMSHGAQMMNGIMQEIGRGAHRVVSARYTFRKLFLTGITALLTDAIGFAVLMVIAIKVIQDLALIASVGVTLLIFTNLVLLPILLSYIGVGKKATQRSHEAALRDSADAQHAQHPMWRFLNLFAKPGWAHTAVLVAAVLGVLGFMVSTQVKIGDLDPGAPELWPDSRYNRDNAFMVENYSASSDMYVVMVKTDQYACGQYENLIKVDELEWRLQQLPGVVSTTSLAALSKVSAAGMNEGSFKWYGIPPNQNLLNAIITRAPRDLFNQPCDLLTVYAYLTDHKAKTLESVVQAVEGFARENNSDSLRFMSAAGNAGIEAATNIVVERANTQMLVLVYIAVIVLSYIAFRSVIAVVCAILPLMLTSVLCQALMVFLGIGVKVATLPVIALGVGIGVDYALYVMSVLLARRREGMTLSEAYYNALLGTGKMVVLTAITLGAAVCTWAFSPIKFQADMGLLLGFMFVWNMLGALILMPALAYFLMPLKASVRIPSTLVKKVGDSACESRSE
- a CDS encoding YCF48-related protein, which translates into the protein MYRKLEKIVFLLVLLGLLLASSQLWAESLLAKPADISPRAGKSVLLSLAQAGDRLVAVGERGFALTSDDHGLTWHQAQVPVSVTLTTVFFATPEKGWAVGHGGVVLNSDDGGRTWKKLLDGTQAAAIELEAAKHADNAESRQNERRVRNAQWLVNSGPDKPFLSVHFFDSRRGLIVGAYGLIFATEDGGKSWRSLMGNVPNPMGLHLYDICIVGRDVYVVGEQGIVFRASDDWEQFEKIETPYKGSFFGMQSSLNGDLLLFGLRGHVLRSSDRGESWHWVDMPQPVTLTAGTRLGNGDLVLVNETGAVLRSTDDGKHFNPVSVENASLFTDVLQSADGALITSGIRGTTRIELQNNSGNS